The following coding sequences are from one Paenibacillus tundrae window:
- a CDS encoding ThuA domain-containing protein, whose product MSKALIVWGGWDGHEPEQVAAIFERILKEEQFEVEVSDTLEAYADAEKLLGLDLIVPLWTMGQIEQELVNNVSAAVQSGVGLAGLHGGMCDAFRNNVDWQFMTGGQWVAHPGNDGVEYTINMKRGSSPLLDHIEDFQVKTEQYYLHVDPAVEVLATTRFPIVNGPHAANGPVDMPVVWTKRWGAGRVFYNSLGHHADIVEMKQVTEMMRSGFKWTAAGKQLAKQNKDTKTEVYTGMADNQT is encoded by the coding sequence ATGAGTAAAGCATTGATCGTATGGGGCGGTTGGGATGGACACGAACCGGAGCAGGTAGCAGCCATTTTTGAACGTATTTTGAAGGAAGAGCAGTTCGAGGTTGAGGTGTCAGATACACTTGAGGCATATGCAGACGCTGAGAAGCTGCTTGGTCTTGATCTGATCGTACCGCTCTGGACAATGGGACAGATTGAACAAGAACTGGTCAACAACGTGTCTGCAGCAGTTCAGAGTGGTGTAGGCTTGGCGGGTCTCCATGGTGGGATGTGTGATGCATTCCGTAATAATGTAGATTGGCAGTTTATGACGGGTGGCCAGTGGGTCGCACATCCAGGTAACGATGGGGTAGAGTACACCATCAATATGAAGCGTGGCTCAAGTCCACTGCTTGACCACATTGAAGATTTTCAAGTAAAAACAGAGCAGTATTATCTTCATGTAGACCCTGCTGTAGAAGTATTAGCAACAACACGTTTTCCTATCGTTAATGGCCCTCACGCCGCAAATGGACCTGTAGACATGCCCGTCGTCTGGACGAAGCGCTGGGGAGCAGGGCGTGTATTCTATAATTCACTTGGACATCATGCCGATATCGTTGAGATGAAGCAGGTAACCGAGATGATGAGAAGTGGCTTCAAATGGACAGCCGCAGGAAAACAGCTTGCGAAGCAAAATAAAGATACGAAGACTGAAGTGTATACAGGTATGGCTGACAACCAAACGTAA
- a CDS encoding Gfo/Idh/MocA family protein, translating to MSVMKVGIIGCGKISGIYMENCHRFDVLELVAVADLDQKRAEEQAAAYQVPKVYTVEEILADPEIELIINLTIPSVHANVCLQALEAGKHVYVEKPLAVTREEGLAVLETAKRKGLLVGCAPETFFGSGIQTALKLVEDGVIGKPVSATAFMMGRGHEHWHPDPEFYYASGGGPMFDMGPYYLTALVQLLGPISTIAGMTGKAMNERTITSEKKRGQTIPVEIPTHVTGLLQFEQGAIGTLITSFDVFGGSVLPPIEIYGTHGTLQVPDPNTFGGPVRYRLLGEQEWTEVPLLPGYQENTRGIGVADMAYAAHSGRAHRASGELAYHVLEAMWAFHDSSDDQTFYQMKSTCQRPAPLPENLPLYTLDQ from the coding sequence ATGAGCGTTATGAAAGTTGGCATTATTGGCTGTGGTAAAATCAGCGGCATTTATATGGAGAATTGTCATCGGTTTGACGTGCTTGAACTCGTGGCAGTTGCAGATCTAGATCAGAAGCGAGCTGAGGAACAAGCAGCAGCTTATCAAGTTCCCAAAGTGTATACGGTAGAAGAAATACTGGCAGATCCTGAGATTGAACTGATTATCAACCTGACTATTCCTTCCGTTCATGCGAATGTGTGTCTGCAAGCACTGGAAGCGGGCAAACATGTATATGTGGAGAAACCACTTGCGGTTACTCGTGAAGAAGGTCTTGCCGTACTAGAGACAGCCAAAAGAAAAGGATTGTTGGTGGGCTGTGCACCCGAAACTTTCTTCGGATCAGGTATTCAAACTGCCCTTAAATTAGTTGAAGACGGTGTGATTGGCAAACCTGTTTCAGCAACAGCTTTCATGATGGGCAGAGGTCACGAGCACTGGCATCCGGATCCTGAGTTCTATTATGCATCAGGTGGCGGGCCGATGTTTGATATGGGACCGTACTATCTCACAGCACTGGTGCAACTTCTGGGTCCGATCTCAACTATTGCTGGTATGACGGGTAAAGCAATGAACGAACGGACAATTACGAGTGAGAAAAAGCGAGGACAAACCATTCCTGTTGAGATTCCAACACATGTAACAGGCTTGCTGCAGTTCGAACAGGGCGCCATAGGTACACTCATTACAAGCTTCGATGTGTTTGGGGGCAGTGTGCTGCCTCCAATTGAGATCTATGGAACGCATGGTACATTACAAGTACCTGACCCTAATACCTTCGGAGGTCCGGTTCGTTATAGACTTCTTGGAGAGCAAGAATGGACTGAGGTACCTCTACTGCCAGGATACCAGGAAAACACACGCGGAATTGGTGTCGCGGATATGGCATATGCAGCGCATAGTGGCCGGGCACATCGAGCGAGCGGCGAGCTTGCGTACCATGTTTTAGAAGCCATGTGGGCATTCCATGATTCGTCGGATGACCAGACATTCTATCAAATGAAAAGCACTTGTCAGCGTCCGGCTCCACTGCCGGAGAATCTTCCTCTCTACACGCTTGATCAATAA
- a CDS encoding Gfo/Idh/MocA family protein produces MVRFGVVGTNWITERLLEAAAQVEGFTLTAVYSRSAEKADAFADQYKAAHRFTNLEEMAASDEIDAVYIATPNTYHAEQAELFLRNKKHVLCEKPLAANSEEVRRLVEAARESGVLLMEAMKSTLVPAFKTVQSNLHKIGPVRKYIAGYSQYSSRYDKYKEGIVLNAFKPELANGALMDLGVYCLYPLITLFGAPNQVQSQAYMLASGVDGQGSVILNYDEMDAVVTYSKISNSHVPTEIMGELGSILIDKIGSPEHAEIRYNDGTVEKLEAEQNYPTMFYEVQEFVNLVEAGKLESEMNTYERSYETMLVMDQIRKQIGLVFPNDK; encoded by the coding sequence ATGGTACGTTTCGGAGTCGTAGGCACCAACTGGATTACAGAAAGACTACTTGAGGCCGCAGCACAGGTGGAGGGCTTCACACTGACTGCTGTATACTCTCGAAGTGCTGAGAAAGCAGATGCATTTGCAGATCAATATAAGGCTGCACACCGATTCACGAATCTCGAAGAGATGGCAGCGAGTGATGAGATCGATGCCGTATATATCGCAACGCCTAATACATATCATGCGGAGCAGGCTGAGTTGTTTCTGAGAAATAAGAAGCATGTATTGTGCGAGAAACCGCTAGCTGCAAATAGTGAAGAAGTTCGCCGATTAGTGGAGGCTGCTCGTGAATCCGGGGTTCTGTTAATGGAAGCGATGAAATCAACACTAGTACCGGCATTCAAAACGGTTCAGTCGAACCTTCATAAAATTGGACCTGTTCGCAAGTATATCGCAGGATACTCCCAGTACTCTTCACGCTATGACAAGTATAAGGAGGGCATTGTGCTAAATGCATTTAAGCCGGAGCTAGCTAATGGCGCACTTATGGATCTGGGCGTATATTGTCTATATCCATTGATTACGCTGTTTGGTGCCCCTAATCAAGTCCAATCCCAGGCGTATATGTTGGCATCTGGCGTGGATGGTCAAGGGAGTGTTATTCTGAATTATGATGAGATGGACGCGGTTGTAACCTATTCCAAAATCTCTAATTCACATGTGCCTACTGAGATTATGGGTGAACTCGGCAGTATTTTAATTGATAAAATTGGATCGCCCGAACATGCCGAGATTCGATACAATGATGGTACGGTGGAAAAACTAGAAGCAGAGCAAAATTATCCAACGATGTTCTACGAAGTTCAAGAGTTCGTAAACCTCGTTGAAGCGGGTAAACTAGAATCGGAAATGAACACATATGAACGTTCCTATGAAACCATGTTAGTTATGGATCAAATCCGGAAACAAATCGGACTTGTTTTCCCAAATGATAAATAG
- a CDS encoding NAD-dependent epimerase/dehydratase family protein produces the protein MQKVLILGGTRFFGKRLVDHLLWEGKSQITVATRGKTRVDFGSEVNRIKMDREDPQSLAKVAQTDQWDVVYDNICFSPNAAKSACEAFAGRTKRYVLTSTLSVYGDPKPGFTEDDFDPYTYPLQYGNHEQFSYGEGKRLAEAVFFQEAEFPVVAMRIPIVLGIDDYTRRLHFHIEHVQKGKPIGMPNPEAEIGFINSTEAARFLAWLGHTSITGPVNAGSQGAIKLSEMMKLIESVTGMQSQILSETGKEDMSPFGISESWTMSTDKAEQAGYTFESLMDWFPGLVREVALALQSES, from the coding sequence ATGCAAAAGGTATTAATTCTTGGGGGCACACGCTTCTTCGGCAAACGTCTGGTGGATCACTTGCTGTGGGAAGGTAAATCACAGATCACAGTGGCAACTCGGGGCAAAACGCGTGTGGATTTCGGAAGTGAAGTGAACCGGATTAAGATGGATCGGGAAGATCCACAATCTTTGGCAAAGGTTGCTCAAACAGACCAGTGGGATGTGGTGTATGACAATATTTGTTTTTCACCCAATGCTGCCAAATCGGCATGTGAAGCATTCGCTGGTCGAACCAAAAGATATGTTCTAACATCTACACTCTCTGTGTACGGTGATCCTAAACCGGGATTTACAGAGGATGACTTTGATCCATACACTTACCCGCTGCAATATGGGAATCATGAACAGTTTTCTTATGGGGAAGGCAAACGTCTTGCTGAGGCTGTATTTTTCCAAGAAGCCGAGTTTCCGGTTGTTGCCATGCGAATTCCGATTGTGTTAGGGATTGATGATTATACAAGACGACTGCATTTTCATATTGAACATGTGCAAAAGGGAAAACCGATTGGCATGCCGAATCCGGAAGCCGAGATTGGATTCATTAATTCCACGGAAGCGGCTAGATTCCTCGCCTGGCTTGGACATACTTCCATTACTGGGCCGGTTAATGCTGGCTCACAAGGAGCGATTAAATTATCAGAAATGATGAAGCTAATTGAATCCGTAACGGGGATGCAGTCCCAGATTCTATCTGAGACAGGTAAGGAAGATATGTCACCTTTTGGCATAAGTGAATCGTGGACGATGAGTACAGATAAGGCTGAACAAGCAGGTTATACGTTTGAATCATTGATGGACTGGTTTCCTGGTCTCGTTCGTGAAGTGGCTCTGGCTCTACAATCTGAGAGTTAA
- a CDS encoding sugar-binding transcriptional regulator — translation MDLEKQRLSIEAAKLYYQSDYSQQDIAVRLGVSRPTVSRLLQYAKDRGYVRIEIMDPLEDIDIIAGELKAKYDLETALVCFAPLKSDDEIQKQISKRAADYLQDTVQDADIIGVTWGTTMHAVARQLRPKQVKGVEVVQLKGGVSHSHVNTYAADIVHLFAEAFHTVPRYLPLPVIFDSIEVKNMVEADRHIGRIVELGRQANIAIFTVGTVKEDALLFKLGYFSEEEQQLLIHTGAGDICSRFFDSEGQLISEEINSRTVGIDLSELKNKEKSILVAGGQRKIEAIHAALQGQYANILVTDQYTAQALLRL, via the coding sequence ATAGATCTGGAGAAACAGCGACTAAGTATAGAAGCAGCCAAATTGTATTATCAGTCTGATTATAGCCAACAGGATATTGCGGTCAGGCTCGGTGTATCACGTCCGACCGTATCTCGACTATTGCAGTATGCCAAAGACCGGGGTTATGTCCGGATTGAGATTATGGATCCTTTAGAGGATATCGATATTATTGCTGGGGAATTAAAAGCTAAATATGATCTCGAAACAGCGCTAGTATGTTTCGCACCTCTGAAGAGCGATGATGAAATCCAGAAGCAGATCAGCAAGAGAGCTGCTGATTATCTTCAGGACACTGTTCAAGATGCGGATATTATTGGTGTAACGTGGGGAACAACGATGCATGCTGTCGCTCGCCAGCTTCGTCCTAAACAGGTGAAGGGCGTAGAGGTTGTTCAGTTAAAGGGAGGCGTCAGTCACTCGCATGTGAATACCTATGCAGCTGATATCGTACATCTATTTGCGGAAGCTTTCCATACTGTGCCTCGATATCTGCCCCTACCTGTGATCTTTGATTCTATCGAAGTGAAGAACATGGTGGAAGCTGATCGACATATCGGTAGAATTGTAGAGCTTGGCCGGCAAGCGAATATCGCCATTTTTACGGTGGGCACAGTGAAGGAAGATGCACTTTTGTTCAAACTCGGTTACTTCAGTGAAGAGGAGCAGCAACTGTTGATACATACAGGAGCGGGTGATATTTGCTCTCGTTTCTTTGATAGTGAAGGCCAATTAATCAGTGAAGAGATCAATAGCAGAACAGTAGGTATCGACCTGTCTGAGCTCAAAAATAAGGAGAAATCCATTCTTGTCGCAGGTGGCCAACGCAAAATTGAAGCAATTCATGCCGCACTCCAAGGCCAGTATGCAAACATTCTAGTTACGGATCAGTACACAGCCCAAGCTTTGCTGCGTCTCTAA
- the deoC gene encoding deoxyribose-phosphate aldolase — protein sequence MTTPQLAKMIDHTLLRADATQSEMVKLTEEAKQYQFASVCVNPGWVAYAAEQLKGTGVDICTVIGFPLGASTSETKAFETTDAIAKGATEVDMVINISALKDDKDDYVEQDIRAVVEAAAGKALVKVIIETCLLTDDEKVRACEAAVRAGADFVKTSTGFSTGGATPEDIALMRRTVGPDVGVKASGGVRSLEDMQKMIEAGATRIGASSGVKIMQGGQSTASY from the coding sequence ATGACTACACCACAATTAGCTAAAATGATCGACCACACTTTGCTTCGTGCAGACGCTACACAGAGCGAGATGGTTAAACTGACAGAAGAAGCAAAACAATATCAATTTGCATCCGTATGTGTGAATCCAGGTTGGGTTGCTTATGCTGCTGAACAATTAAAAGGTACAGGCGTTGATATCTGTACTGTTATTGGTTTCCCTTTGGGAGCTTCTACTTCTGAAACAAAAGCATTCGAAACGACAGATGCCATTGCTAAAGGTGCAACAGAAGTGGATATGGTCATTAACATTAGCGCATTGAAAGACGATAAAGACGATTACGTTGAGCAAGATATTCGTGCAGTGGTTGAAGCGGCCGCAGGTAAAGCTTTGGTCAAAGTTATTATCGAAACTTGCCTGTTGACTGATGATGAAAAAGTCCGTGCATGTGAAGCAGCTGTAAGAGCTGGAGCTGACTTCGTCAAAACATCAACTGGATTCTCTACTGGTGGAGCAACGCCTGAGGATATCGCTTTGATGCGTCGTACGGTAGGTCCAGATGTAGGCGTGAAGGCGTCGGGTGGTGTTCGTAGCCTCGAAGACATGCAAAAAATGATCGAAGCAGGCGCAACACGAATTGGCGCAAGCTCTGGCGTTAAAATCATGCAAGGTGGACAATCTACTGCTTCGTATTAA
- a CDS encoding NupC/NupG family nucleoside CNT transporter, whose product MKFLIAILGLLVVFGLAYIASNGKKQIRYRPLAVMIVLQIILAYFLLNTAAGTFLVGKFSTAFKALLDYANEGIAFVFGDLVTIGADGGSGPFFLTVLMPIVVISALIGILQYIRILPFVIKYIGLVLSKINGMGKLESYNAVASAILGQSEVFISVKKQIGLLPKHRLYTLCASAMSTVSMSIVGAYMTMIDPKYVVTALVLNLFGGFIIASIVNPYQVTPEEDILEVQEEEKQSFFEMLGEYILDGFKVAIVVAAMLIGFVALIALINGIFSAVLGISFQELLGYVFAPFAFVMGIPWKEAIQAGSIMATKMVSNEFVAMLSLSSQTALSERTTGIVSVFLVSFANFSSIGIIAGAVKGLHEKQGNVVARFGLKLLYGASLVSVLSAIITGLYL is encoded by the coding sequence ATGAAATTTCTAATCGCCATACTCGGCTTACTTGTTGTTTTTGGGCTGGCTTATATCGCCAGCAACGGGAAGAAACAGATTCGATACCGACCGCTTGCGGTAATGATTGTTTTACAGATTATACTGGCATACTTCTTGCTAAATACAGCGGCGGGTACGTTTCTCGTCGGTAAATTCTCTACTGCTTTTAAGGCATTGTTGGATTATGCGAATGAGGGAATCGCGTTTGTATTCGGTGACTTAGTAACCATTGGAGCAGATGGTGGAAGTGGTCCGTTCTTTTTGACCGTGCTCATGCCGATTGTGGTCATCTCTGCCTTGATTGGGATATTACAGTATATCCGAATCTTGCCTTTTGTTATAAAATATATTGGTCTGGTATTAAGCAAAATCAACGGAATGGGCAAACTGGAATCATATAACGCGGTTGCTTCGGCTATTCTAGGGCAATCTGAAGTGTTCATATCCGTAAAAAAACAAATTGGGTTACTGCCGAAACATCGGCTGTATACTTTATGTGCCTCAGCGATGTCCACGGTATCGATGTCCATTGTCGGTGCCTATATGACGATGATTGATCCGAAATATGTAGTGACGGCATTAGTGCTCAACTTATTTGGCGGTTTTATCATTGCTTCTATTGTGAACCCTTATCAGGTTACACCGGAAGAAGATATATTGGAGGTTCAGGAAGAGGAGAAGCAATCGTTCTTCGAAATGCTAGGTGAGTACATTCTAGATGGATTCAAGGTAGCCATAGTGGTTGCTGCGATGCTCATCGGTTTTGTCGCGTTAATCGCCTTAATTAATGGTATTTTCAGTGCGGTGCTCGGTATTTCATTCCAGGAACTGCTCGGTTATGTGTTTGCACCCTTTGCCTTTGTTATGGGGATCCCTTGGAAAGAGGCGATTCAAGCGGGAAGTATTATGGCAACGAAAATGGTATCCAATGAATTCGTCGCAATGCTTAGCCTTAGTAGTCAGACAGCATTGTCCGAGAGAACTACCGGAATCGTGTCTGTCTTCCTCGTATCGTTCGCCAATTTCTCTTCCATCGGTATTATTGCCGGTGCGGTTAAAGGACTTCATGAGAAACAAGGTAATGTGGTGGCCCGCTTCGGTCTGAAGCTGCTTTATGGTGCATCGCTTGTCAGCGTGCTGTCTGCGATCATCACTGGACTGTACTTGTAA
- the deoB gene encoding phosphopentomutase — protein MSTFKRVHLIVMDSVGIGEAPDAADFDDFDVDTFGHIARERGGLKMPHMASLGLSNIKEIEGIPVAAAPKAYYTKMQEASKGKDTMTGHWEIMGLYIDTPFRVFENGFPDELIQRIEEKTGRKVIGNKPASGTEILDELGAEHVETGALIVYTSADSVLQIAAHEDVVPLKELYEICEFCREITLEDPYMLGRIIARPFVGEEGDWKRTANRHDYALKPFGRTVMNELKDGGFDVIALGKIADIYDGEGVTKSVRTVSNMDGMDKLSETMDEEFTGLSFLNLVDFDALYGHRRDPQGYAQALEDYDARLPEIFAKMTNDDLLLITADHGNDPTYRGTDHTREYVPLLAYSPRFSEGKQLDLRSTFADLGASVAENFGVKMPEYGTSFLKDLK, from the coding sequence ATGTCAACATTCAAAAGAGTACATCTAATCGTTATGGATTCTGTAGGAATCGGCGAAGCGCCGGATGCAGCAGATTTTGATGATTTTGATGTAGATACGTTCGGTCACATTGCACGTGAACGCGGAGGTCTGAAGATGCCACATATGGCGAGTCTTGGACTATCTAACATCAAAGAAATCGAGGGTATTCCTGTAGCGGCTGCGCCTAAAGCGTATTACACCAAAATGCAGGAAGCATCCAAAGGTAAGGATACCATGACAGGTCACTGGGAGATCATGGGCTTGTATATTGATACACCTTTCCGTGTGTTTGAAAATGGGTTCCCGGATGAGCTGATTCAGCGCATTGAAGAAAAAACAGGTCGTAAAGTGATTGGCAACAAACCTGCGAGCGGCACGGAAATTCTGGATGAATTAGGTGCTGAGCATGTTGAAACGGGCGCACTGATCGTATACACGTCGGCAGACTCGGTACTGCAAATTGCAGCGCACGAAGATGTCGTTCCTTTGAAGGAACTGTATGAGATCTGTGAGTTCTGCCGTGAAATCACGCTGGAAGATCCGTACATGCTGGGTCGTATTATTGCACGTCCTTTCGTAGGTGAAGAAGGTGACTGGAAACGGACAGCGAACCGTCATGACTATGCGCTCAAACCATTTGGTCGTACCGTAATGAATGAGTTGAAAGATGGCGGGTTTGATGTTATCGCTCTTGGTAAAATCGCAGATATCTATGATGGTGAGGGTGTAACCAAATCTGTTCGTACCGTCTCTAATATGGATGGAATGGACAAGTTGTCCGAAACGATGGACGAGGAGTTCACGGGTCTGAGCTTCTTGAATCTGGTAGATTTCGATGCGCTATATGGTCACCGTCGTGATCCACAAGGGTATGCACAGGCCCTTGAAGATTATGATGCACGTCTTCCAGAGATCTTTGCAAAAATGACAAACGACGATCTGCTGCTGATTACAGCCGACCATGGTAACGATCCAACATACCGTGGTACAGACCACACGCGTGAATATGTACCATTGCTGGCATACTCCCCACGTTTCAGTGAGGGGAAACAGCTTGACCTACGCAGTACCTTTGCAGACCTTGGTGCAAGCGTAGCGGAGAACTTTGGTGTGAAAATGCCTGAGTATGGTACAAGCTTCTTGAAAGATCTGAAGTAA
- the deoD gene encoding purine-nucleoside phosphorylase, which translates to MSTHIGAKPGDIAETILLPGDPLRAKYIADTYLEDVVCYNEVRGMLGFTGTYQGHRISVQGSGMGIPSFAIYANELISEYGVKNLIRVGTCGGMQEHVRVRDVILAQAACTDSSMNKHVFGGYDFSPIATFSLLKEAYDRATAKGMKIHVGNVFSSDSFYRDDRSVTEKLMKHGVLGVEMETTALYTIAAKFGVNALTILTVSDHLLTGEETSAEERQKTFNDMMVVALDTAITL; encoded by the coding sequence ATGAGTACACATATTGGAGCAAAACCTGGAGATATTGCTGAAACGATTCTTTTGCCAGGAGATCCATTGCGCGCAAAATACATTGCTGACACATATCTAGAAGACGTTGTGTGTTACAACGAGGTTCGCGGTATGCTCGGCTTCACAGGTACATATCAAGGGCACCGCATTTCGGTGCAAGGCTCAGGGATGGGGATTCCGTCCTTCGCCATCTATGCGAATGAATTGATTAGCGAATATGGTGTGAAAAACTTGATTCGTGTAGGAACTTGCGGCGGAATGCAGGAACATGTGCGTGTACGTGACGTTATCCTTGCACAAGCAGCATGCACAGATTCCAGTATGAATAAACACGTATTCGGTGGATATGATTTCTCACCAATCGCAACGTTCTCATTGCTCAAAGAAGCATATGACCGTGCTACAGCTAAAGGGATGAAGATTCATGTCGGTAACGTCTTCAGTTCCGATTCTTTCTATCGCGATGATCGTTCCGTAACGGAAAAATTGATGAAACATGGCGTGCTTGGCGTAGAAATGGAAACAACAGCATTGTACACGATTGCTGCCAAGTTTGGTGTTAACGCACTAACGATCCTAACTGTAAGCGACCACTTGCTCACAGGCGAAGAAACCTCAGCAGAAGAGCGCCAAAAAACGTTCAATGACATGATGGTTGTTGCTCTCGACACAGCAATTACTTTGTAA
- a CDS encoding pyrimidine-nucleoside phosphorylase, with translation MRMVDIIAKKRDGKELTTEEIDFVVQGYTQGEIPDYQVSAWAMAVFFNDMTDKERADLTMSMVNSGETIDLSAIEGIKVDKHSTGGVGDTTTLVLAPLVAALDVPVAKMSGRGLGHTGGTTDKLESVAGFHVELDKEEFIRLVNEHKVAVIGQSGNLTPADKKLYALRDVTATVNSIPLIASSIMSKKIAAGADAIVLDVKTGAGAFMKTAEDAKELAHAMVSIGNNVGRKTMAVISDMSQPLGLAIGNALEVKEAILTLQGKGPKDLEELCLALGRQMVFLAGKADSLEQAEEKLKEVIQNGKALEKFKHFLANQGGDASVVDHPDRLPQAQYLIEVPADQDGFVSGIVADEIGTAAMLLGAGRATKESEIDLAVGLMLNKKVGDPVKAGESLVTIHANRKDVADVIAKIKENITIADKADAPVLVHDIVTE, from the coding sequence ATGAGAATGGTAGACATTATTGCCAAGAAACGTGACGGAAAAGAATTAACTACAGAAGAGATCGACTTCGTCGTTCAAGGATATACACAAGGAGAGATTCCTGACTATCAAGTTAGTGCATGGGCAATGGCTGTATTTTTTAACGACATGACGGACAAAGAACGTGCTGATCTGACGATGTCGATGGTGAATTCGGGTGAAACGATTGACCTGTCAGCCATTGAAGGCATCAAAGTAGACAAGCACTCCACAGGTGGCGTCGGCGATACAACTACGCTTGTACTGGCGCCGCTCGTAGCAGCGCTTGATGTGCCCGTTGCCAAAATGTCCGGTCGTGGACTTGGTCACACAGGTGGAACGACAGATAAACTTGAATCCGTTGCTGGTTTTCACGTGGAGCTTGACAAAGAAGAGTTCATTCGACTCGTTAACGAGCACAAGGTAGCGGTAATCGGACAAAGTGGTAACCTTACGCCTGCGGATAAGAAGCTATATGCTTTGCGTGACGTAACAGCTACCGTTAACTCCATTCCACTGATCGCAAGCTCCATTATGAGTAAGAAAATCGCTGCAGGTGCGGATGCCATCGTATTGGATGTGAAAACGGGTGCTGGTGCATTCATGAAAACAGCAGAAGATGCCAAAGAACTCGCACATGCGATGGTGAGCATTGGTAACAATGTTGGACGTAAAACGATGGCCGTGATCTCCGACATGTCCCAACCGCTGGGTCTGGCTATTGGTAATGCACTTGAAGTAAAAGAAGCCATTCTTACTTTGCAAGGCAAAGGGCCTAAAGATCTGGAAGAGCTATGTTTGGCACTTGGACGCCAAATGGTATTCCTCGCTGGCAAAGCAGACTCCCTTGAGCAAGCTGAAGAGAAGTTGAAAGAAGTAATCCAGAACGGTAAAGCACTGGAGAAATTCAAACATTTCTTGGCCAATCAAGGCGGAGATGCTTCTGTCGTGGATCATCCAGATCGATTGCCACAAGCTCAATACCTTATTGAAGTACCTGCAGATCAAGACGGTTTCGTATCTGGAATTGTTGCGGATGAGATTGGTACAGCTGCGATGCTGCTTGGTGCGGGTCGTGCAACCAAAGAGTCAGAGATCGATCTTGCTGTTGGTCTGATGCTGAACAAAAAAGTGGGTGACCCTGTCAAAGCAGGCGAATCACTCGTAACGATCCACGCTAATCGTAAAGATGTGGCAGATGTAATCGCGAAGATTAAAGAAAATATTACGATTGCAGATAAAGCGGATGCCCCTGTATTGGTGCATGATATCGTAACCGAATAG